In the Carassius gibelio isolate Cgi1373 ecotype wild population from Czech Republic chromosome A2, carGib1.2-hapl.c, whole genome shotgun sequence genome, one interval contains:
- the LOC128021974 gene encoding SUN domain-containing ossification factor isoform X2, translating into MKSPLLLLCSVSGLCCWFPLQHGHCSEQTHTHTLTTRAVSHQPVIDGSDEQNIFISDVESSSRITDIVPASSAPHVCGPSECVSCRDCAAPDCGVTDACAAACDAAETVRYGPQLSSFPVVQENVSVRETRKPSKDQTRNRTSTSHILKDQDSSDPSVPCREQEIPTFDEWTKIMLEVENEKSQITHLSNGLPAAGKKLQQTFTNYASVECGAKILSSNPEAKSTSAILMENMDMYMLNPCNNKIWFIVELCQPIQVKQLDIANFEIFSSNPKDFLVSISDRYPNKKWVKLGTFHARDERMVQSFPLDEHLFAKYIKIFTKYIKVELLSHFGSEHFCPLSLIRVFGTSMMEEYEMNSSDRQTHIQDEHDNDQPPGFMPVDEKSSKNLIGSARDALLTMVNHIAASVLGAPPETTAGAGSSSTEEINTTEEVFPAGSIHSGFRKDLPVTDDPLDVVRVTETSSITEATHTPSLTDAEHSYTHPRSEEEQIVTLLPDAEEEPDRSSGRTPDVSEADQLNLNTVSSGSHRDRLQEHLLQRCSSPDFIQKRKLNSRSHAAPAVVTPSTPTDSEQLTSPVLHTRVLLDTEELAPSLTSDLLRLVSADSLSSRATQPIELMCPSASECRTAPQQSTDGVRESSQKPVPQTLSDVLTTSAAHRDQASVSSQQHSLEDEISTPAVSVNTADESLLSPVSALVDEPAVSGDSDRSAGSKSKEHFYDESSAHIEQIYMEAQNSSDAPAHGSSQKESVFMRLNNRIKVLEMNMSLSGRYLEQLSQRYRKQVEEMQKAFNKTILKLQNTSRMAEEQDQRQTDSIQALQAQLENMTQLVLRLSVSVSHLQHQVSDRQSYILLCLLLCVLLGLLICVSYRQISESPAVDSQRSCGPDRDPSDDEHVLLRRRASDPPSLSSLQTPDGSGENSLKQWEDFQVSRKKHNVKLSTGLEMLAAPSLADRIPQTTIGPLGLETGPGPDGRDVMSDGSSEGSSQADDTLFCGISTCARLCEVLPAPKHWTQSRSQHQHSSRRSQHHHQRPQRSGPPPGPGPTHHRL; encoded by the exons ATGAAGAgtccgctgctgctgctgtgttcAGTGTCGGGACTCTGCTGCTG GTTTCCTCTTCAGCATGGCCATTGTtcagagcagacacacacacacacactgaccacaCGAGCGGTCAGTCACCAG CCAGTGATTGATGGCAGCGATGAGCAGAACATCTTCATCAGTGATGTGGAGTCTTCCTCACGGATCACAGACATCGTTCCAGCATCTTCTGCCCCTCATGTGTGCGGTCCGTCCGAGTGCGTCTCCTGCCG ggattGTGCAGCTCCAGACTGCGGCGTCACAGATGCGTGTGCAGCTGCATGCGACGCTGCAGAAACCGTGCGCTACGGGCCTCAGCTCAGCAG TTTTCCAGTGGTTCAGGAGAACGTCAGCGTCCGTGAGACGAGAAAACCCTCTAAAGACCAGACCAGGAACAGGACCAGCACTTCCCACATCCTGAAAGATCAG GACTCCAGTGACCCGTCGGTGCCCTGCAGAGAGCAGGAGATCCCCACCTTCGACGAGTGGACCAAGATCATGCTGGAGGTGGAGAACGAGAAGA GTCAGATCACACACCTTTCTAACGGCCTTCCTGCTGCCGGGAAGAAGCTCCAGCAGACCTTCACCAATTACGCCTCCGTGGAGTGTGGAGCCAAGATCCTGTCCTCCAACCCCGAGGCCAAG AGCACTTCAGCTATTCTGATGGAGAACATGGACATGTACATGCTGAACCCCTGCAATAACAAGATCTG GTTCATCGTGGAGCTCTGTCAGCCCATTCAGGTCAAGCAGCTGGACATCGCCAACTTTGAGATCTTTTCCTCAAACCCTAAAGACTTCCTGGTCTCCATCAGTGACCG ATATCCAAACAAAAAGTGGGTGAAGCTTGGGACGTTTCATGCACGAGATGAACGGATGGTGCAGAGCTTTCCTCTGGATGAGCATCTGTTTGCCAAATACATCAAG ATATTCACCAAGTACATTAAG GTGGAGCTGCTGTCACACTTCGGCTCGGAGCATTTCTGTCCTCTCAGTCTGATCAG gGTTTTTGGCACTAGTATGATGGAGGAGTATGAGATGAActcatcagacagacagacgcacATTCAAGATGAGCATGATAACG ATCAGCCTCCTGGTTTCATGCCAGTAGATGAGAAATCCTCCAAAAACCTGATCGGATCTGCCAGAG ATGCTCTTCTCACGATGGTGAACCACATCGCTGCCAGTGTGCTGGGTGCCCCCCCGGAGACCACCGCAGGAGCAG GAAGCTCTTCCACTGAAGAGATAAACACCACAGAAGAGGTTTTCCCAGCTGGATCGATCCACTCCGGCTTCAGGAAGGATCT GCCGGTGACCGATGATCCGCTTGATGTGGTCAGGGTCACAGAAACCTCCAGCATTACTGAAGCGACACACACCCCGTCCCTCACTGACGCCGAGCACTCATACACACACCCCAGGTCTGAAGAAGAGCAGATCGTCACACTGCTGCCCGACGCGGAGGAGGAACCGGATCGGTCCTCTGGGAGAACCCCAGACGTGTCTGAAGCAGATCAGCTGAATCTAAACACAGTGTCCTCTGGATCACACAGAGACCGGCTCCAGGAGCACCTTCTGCAGCGCTGCTCCTCTCCAGACTTCATCCAGAAGAGGAAGCTGAACTCACGATCTCACGCTGCTCCAGCCGTCGTGACCCCATCTACACCCACAGACTCCGAGCAGCTGACCAGTCCTGTCCTCCACACCCGAGTCCTGCTGGACACAGAGGAGCTCGCTCCCAGTCTGACCTCAGATCTGCTCAGGCTGGTGTCAGCTGACTCTCTGTCCTCCAGAGCGACGCAGCCCATCGAGCTGATGTGTCCGTCCGCCTCCGAGTGCCGTACGGCTCCTCAGCAGAGCACTGATGGTGTGAGAGAGTCCAGCCAGAAGCCCGTTCCTCAGACGCTCTCGGACGTCCTGACCACGTCTGCTGCACACAGAGATCAGGCGTCTGTCTCGTCACAGCAACACAGCCTTGAAGATGAGATCTCAACTCCTGCTGTCTCCGTGAACACAGCAGACGAGTCTCTGCTCTCTCCCGTGTCCGCTCTTGTGGATGAACCAGCGGTCAGCGGTGATTCAGACCGGTCAGCAGGCTCCAAAAGCAAGGAACACTTCTATGATGAGAGCAGCGCTCATATTGAGCAGATCTACATGGAAGCGCAGAACTCCAGCGACGCGCCAGCACACGGCTCCAGTCAGAAAGAGTCTGTTTTCATGAGGCTCAACAATCGCATCAAAGTGCTGGAGATGAACATGTCTCTCAGCGGACGCTACCTGGAGCAGCTGAGCCAGAG ATACAGAAAGCAGGTGGAGGAGATGCAGAAAGCCTTTAACAAAACCATCCTCAAGCTTCAGAACACCTCCAGAATGGCCGAGGAGCAG GATCAGAGACAGACGGACTCCATCCAGGCTCTGCAGGCTCAGCTGGAGAACATGACACAGCTCGTCCTCCGTCTGTCGGTCAGCGTGAGTCATCTGCAGCACCAG GTGTCGGACAGGCAGAGCTACATCCTGCTGTGTCTGCTTCTCTGTGTTCTTCTGGGGCTGCTGATCTGTGTGAGCTACCGTCAGATATCAGAGAGTCCTGCGGTCGATTCACAGAGATCCTGCGGTCCGGACAG AGATCCATCTGATGATGAACATGTGCTGCTGAGACGCAGAGCCTCTGATCCGCCGTCTCTCTCGTCCCTGCAGACGCCTGACG GCTCAGGAGAAAACAGCCTGAAGCAGTGGGAAGATTTTCAAGTTAGTAGAAAA AAGCACAACGTGAAGCTCAGCACAGGCCTAGAGATGCTGGCCGCTCCATCGCTCGCTGACAGGATTCCCCAGACCACCATCGGTCCTCTGGGTTTGGAGACGGGCCCTGGTCCGGACGGCAGAGATGTGATGTCCGACGGCAGCTCTGAAGGCTCCTCGCAGGCCGATGACACTCTGTTCTGTGGAATCTCCACGTGTGCTCGTCTGTGTGAGGTGTTACCGGCTCCGAAACACTGGACGCAGAGCAGATCCCAGCATCAGCACAGCTCCAGACGCTCCCAACATCACCATCAGCGTCCGCAGCGCAGCGGCCCACCGCCGGGGCCAGGACCCACACACCACCGCCTCTGA
- the LOC128021974 gene encoding SUN domain-containing ossification factor isoform X1 has product MKSPLLLLCSVSGLCCWFPLQHGHCSEQTHTHTLTTRAVSHQPVIDGSDEQNIFISDVESSSRITDIVPASSAPHVCGPSECVSCRDCAAPDCGVTDACAAACDAAETVRYGPQLSSFPVVQENVSVRETRKPSKDQTRNRTSTSHILKDQDSSDPSVPCREQEIPTFDEWTKIMLEVENEKSQITHLSNGLPAAGKKLQQTFTNYASVECGAKILSSNPEAKSTSAILMENMDMYMLNPCNNKIWFIVELCQPIQVKQLDIANFEIFSSNPKDFLVSISDRYPNKKWVKLGTFHARDERMVQSFPLDEHLFAKYIKIFTKYIKVELLSHFGSEHFCPLSLIRVFGTSMMEEYEMNSSDRQTHIQDEHDNDQPPGFMPVDEKSSKNLIGSARDALLTMVNHIAASVLGAPPETTAGAGSSSTEEINTTEEVFPAGSIHSGFRKDLPVTDDPLDVVRVTETSSITEATHTPSLTDAEHSYTHPRSEEEQIVTLLPDAEEEPDRSSGRTPDVSEADQLNLNTVSSGSHRDRLQEHLLQRCSSPDFIQKRKLNSRSHAAPAVVTPSTPTDSEQLTSPVLHTRVLLDTEELAPSLTSDLLRLVSADSLSSRATQPIELMCPSASECRTAPQQSTDGVRESSQKPVPQTLSDVLTTSAAHRDQASVSSQQHSLEDEISTPAVSVNTADESLLSPVSALVDEPAVSGDSDRSAGSKSKEHFYDESSAHIEQIYMEAQNSSDAPAHGSSQKESVFMRLNNRIKVLEMNMSLSGRYLEQLSQRYRKQVEEMQKAFNKTILKLQNTSRMAEEQDQRQTDSIQALQAQLENMTQLVLRLSVSVSHLQHQVSDRQSYILLCLLLCVLLGLLICVSYRQISESPAVDSQRSCGPDRDPSDDEHVLLRRRASDPPSLSSLQTPDGSGENSLKQWEDFQVSRKKKHNVKLSTGLEMLAAPSLADRIPQTTIGPLGLETGPGPDGRDVMSDGSSEGSSQADDTLFCGISTCARLCEVLPAPKHWTQSRSQHQHSSRRSQHHHQRPQRSGPPPGPGPTHHRL; this is encoded by the exons ATGAAGAgtccgctgctgctgctgtgttcAGTGTCGGGACTCTGCTGCTG GTTTCCTCTTCAGCATGGCCATTGTtcagagcagacacacacacacacactgaccacaCGAGCGGTCAGTCACCAG CCAGTGATTGATGGCAGCGATGAGCAGAACATCTTCATCAGTGATGTGGAGTCTTCCTCACGGATCACAGACATCGTTCCAGCATCTTCTGCCCCTCATGTGTGCGGTCCGTCCGAGTGCGTCTCCTGCCG ggattGTGCAGCTCCAGACTGCGGCGTCACAGATGCGTGTGCAGCTGCATGCGACGCTGCAGAAACCGTGCGCTACGGGCCTCAGCTCAGCAG TTTTCCAGTGGTTCAGGAGAACGTCAGCGTCCGTGAGACGAGAAAACCCTCTAAAGACCAGACCAGGAACAGGACCAGCACTTCCCACATCCTGAAAGATCAG GACTCCAGTGACCCGTCGGTGCCCTGCAGAGAGCAGGAGATCCCCACCTTCGACGAGTGGACCAAGATCATGCTGGAGGTGGAGAACGAGAAGA GTCAGATCACACACCTTTCTAACGGCCTTCCTGCTGCCGGGAAGAAGCTCCAGCAGACCTTCACCAATTACGCCTCCGTGGAGTGTGGAGCCAAGATCCTGTCCTCCAACCCCGAGGCCAAG AGCACTTCAGCTATTCTGATGGAGAACATGGACATGTACATGCTGAACCCCTGCAATAACAAGATCTG GTTCATCGTGGAGCTCTGTCAGCCCATTCAGGTCAAGCAGCTGGACATCGCCAACTTTGAGATCTTTTCCTCAAACCCTAAAGACTTCCTGGTCTCCATCAGTGACCG ATATCCAAACAAAAAGTGGGTGAAGCTTGGGACGTTTCATGCACGAGATGAACGGATGGTGCAGAGCTTTCCTCTGGATGAGCATCTGTTTGCCAAATACATCAAG ATATTCACCAAGTACATTAAG GTGGAGCTGCTGTCACACTTCGGCTCGGAGCATTTCTGTCCTCTCAGTCTGATCAG gGTTTTTGGCACTAGTATGATGGAGGAGTATGAGATGAActcatcagacagacagacgcacATTCAAGATGAGCATGATAACG ATCAGCCTCCTGGTTTCATGCCAGTAGATGAGAAATCCTCCAAAAACCTGATCGGATCTGCCAGAG ATGCTCTTCTCACGATGGTGAACCACATCGCTGCCAGTGTGCTGGGTGCCCCCCCGGAGACCACCGCAGGAGCAG GAAGCTCTTCCACTGAAGAGATAAACACCACAGAAGAGGTTTTCCCAGCTGGATCGATCCACTCCGGCTTCAGGAAGGATCT GCCGGTGACCGATGATCCGCTTGATGTGGTCAGGGTCACAGAAACCTCCAGCATTACTGAAGCGACACACACCCCGTCCCTCACTGACGCCGAGCACTCATACACACACCCCAGGTCTGAAGAAGAGCAGATCGTCACACTGCTGCCCGACGCGGAGGAGGAACCGGATCGGTCCTCTGGGAGAACCCCAGACGTGTCTGAAGCAGATCAGCTGAATCTAAACACAGTGTCCTCTGGATCACACAGAGACCGGCTCCAGGAGCACCTTCTGCAGCGCTGCTCCTCTCCAGACTTCATCCAGAAGAGGAAGCTGAACTCACGATCTCACGCTGCTCCAGCCGTCGTGACCCCATCTACACCCACAGACTCCGAGCAGCTGACCAGTCCTGTCCTCCACACCCGAGTCCTGCTGGACACAGAGGAGCTCGCTCCCAGTCTGACCTCAGATCTGCTCAGGCTGGTGTCAGCTGACTCTCTGTCCTCCAGAGCGACGCAGCCCATCGAGCTGATGTGTCCGTCCGCCTCCGAGTGCCGTACGGCTCCTCAGCAGAGCACTGATGGTGTGAGAGAGTCCAGCCAGAAGCCCGTTCCTCAGACGCTCTCGGACGTCCTGACCACGTCTGCTGCACACAGAGATCAGGCGTCTGTCTCGTCACAGCAACACAGCCTTGAAGATGAGATCTCAACTCCTGCTGTCTCCGTGAACACAGCAGACGAGTCTCTGCTCTCTCCCGTGTCCGCTCTTGTGGATGAACCAGCGGTCAGCGGTGATTCAGACCGGTCAGCAGGCTCCAAAAGCAAGGAACACTTCTATGATGAGAGCAGCGCTCATATTGAGCAGATCTACATGGAAGCGCAGAACTCCAGCGACGCGCCAGCACACGGCTCCAGTCAGAAAGAGTCTGTTTTCATGAGGCTCAACAATCGCATCAAAGTGCTGGAGATGAACATGTCTCTCAGCGGACGCTACCTGGAGCAGCTGAGCCAGAG ATACAGAAAGCAGGTGGAGGAGATGCAGAAAGCCTTTAACAAAACCATCCTCAAGCTTCAGAACACCTCCAGAATGGCCGAGGAGCAG GATCAGAGACAGACGGACTCCATCCAGGCTCTGCAGGCTCAGCTGGAGAACATGACACAGCTCGTCCTCCGTCTGTCGGTCAGCGTGAGTCATCTGCAGCACCAG GTGTCGGACAGGCAGAGCTACATCCTGCTGTGTCTGCTTCTCTGTGTTCTTCTGGGGCTGCTGATCTGTGTGAGCTACCGTCAGATATCAGAGAGTCCTGCGGTCGATTCACAGAGATCCTGCGGTCCGGACAG AGATCCATCTGATGATGAACATGTGCTGCTGAGACGCAGAGCCTCTGATCCGCCGTCTCTCTCGTCCCTGCAGACGCCTGACG GCTCAGGAGAAAACAGCCTGAAGCAGTGGGAAGATTTTCAAGTTAGTAGAAAA AAGAAGCACAACGTGAAGCTCAGCACAGGCCTAGAGATGCTGGCCGCTCCATCGCTCGCTGACAGGATTCCCCAGACCACCATCGGTCCTCTGGGTTTGGAGACGGGCCCTGGTCCGGACGGCAGAGATGTGATGTCCGACGGCAGCTCTGAAGGCTCCTCGCAGGCCGATGACACTCTGTTCTGTGGAATCTCCACGTGTGCTCGTCTGTGTGAGGTGTTACCGGCTCCGAAACACTGGACGCAGAGCAGATCCCAGCATCAGCACAGCTCCAGACGCTCCCAACATCACCATCAGCGTCCGCAGCGCAGCGGCCCACCGCCGGGGCCAGGACCCACACACCACCGCCTCTGA